The Arabidopsis thaliana chromosome 5, partial sequence genomic interval GGTTCTAAACTTTGATTGTTCactattctaatatttttcaGGCCAATTTTTTTCAGTGTCTTCACTGTTTTATATTGACAAGtgtgaaaatataataaagtttCCTTGGTAATCAGAAATCCGTTAGACTAATCAAAAAGACCTCGTGTCGAATAtcatcataaattaataaaataatattctgCTGGAGCtggtcattttttttttttttttttaattaggaaATATCTAGATTTTTATATTGACCAATTAGTCAATTACTGATTTACTCTAgatcttatttttatatatatctaagaaTAGacattataattattttcttgcagTAAGATACAACGGCGGTGTCGTGTGTGTATAACTGGAAAATTACGTTGTTGTCTCCCGAGACTTTGGTTTGTCTCATTCCCCATTCGCGTTCTTATATAAAGCTCACAGTTCGAGAGAGACAAGAGACCAACGAAACGAACTAGAGACAGTTTGATTCGAAAATCTTGTCGGAAAATGGAGGATATCGTCGACCAAGAATTAAGCAATTACTGGGAACCTAGCTCCTTCCTCCAAAACGAAGACTTCGAATACGACAGGTTCTTTCTTtcgtcctttttttttccttacttTGCTTTCCATCttgagattttgatatttgtttctttaaaaaaaaagaagctggCCTTTGGAAGAAGCCATTTCTGGGTCGTATGATTCGAGTTCGCCGGATGGAGCTGCTTCGTCGCCGGCTTCTAAGAATATTGTGTCGGAGAGAAACAGAAGACAGAAACTTAACCAGAGACTCTTCGCTCTTCGATCAGTTGTTCCCAATATCACTAAGGTTTCTCTTTTTCCCCTTGTTTTTTGTCTTCTAATTCCAGGATTCAAACTTATTAtagactctgtttttgttttctgatagATGGATAAAGCCTCAATAATCAAAGATGCTATTAGTTACATAGAAGGATTAcaatatgaagaaaagaagctCGAAGCTGAGATCAGAGAACTTGAATCTACACCAAAGAGTAGCCTTAGTTTCAGCAAAGATTTTGATCGTGATTTACTTGTTCCTGTCACAtccaagaagatgaagcagcTTGATTCTGGTTCTTCCACTTCTCTCATCGAAGTTCTCGAAGTAAGTTTCAGTTCCTTTTTTCATTTAGAAATCATAAGATTTAGGAGAAGaatttttcattgaaaattGTGTGTATTTGGGTGTGATTGAAGTTGAAGGTAACATTCATGGGAGAGAGGACAATGGTGGTGAGTGTAACATGTAATAAGAGGACAGATACAATGGTGAAACTGTGTGAAGTCTTTGAGTCATTGAATCTCAAAATCCTCACTTCCAATCTCACCTCTTTCTCTGGCATGATCTTCCACACTGTCTTTATTGAGGTCagcatctttctctctctatctctcttgtctctctaatttgtaattagttaattactaattagaaGCAATGATTGCAATTAGTCAAGAGTGGATAGTAAGCTTTccaagaaaaagtaaaagggAACCATTCAAATAGTAGATATATGATTGCTTTAGTAAACTTTTCTAAAAGTCTCCATCAAATTAATACTAATTATGTAATAACATGATAGTaatttctcttatttctcaaatctttcttaaattttaccaaagtgtattttttttttttttgtagtttatcTTAGCTTTGCAGTTTATTTGCTAATATGGGTGGCGTTGGAATTTATTTAACTAGATTGTGGAATATAAAGGGATTTTCTGTGGCTTAAGTCTTTTGCTCGTGTCAAATACTCAAACttattttaagaataaatGTCTCATTCGTGACGCTGGCAATGAGCGTTgtattattactttatttgtttacctgacaatataaatatagttttacagattaattataagatttcttgatttgataCTGATTTAGACGACATGGACCTTTCTGGTTGATTTAAAGCAAGATTTTATTGAGTAAACTAATGATTAAGTTAGCATCAATATTCCACTTAGTCTATCTTCTTAgttaatacaatttttttttttgttggccACTTAAAAtgtgttgtttattttataattttggtcACTATGTACATTGCATGATATTGAAAACTAAGTAAAAAGTATATTCGTTAGTTCCAATATCATGCAGTTTTTGCCAATTTGtgttaattaaaaagattatgaatttttatttctttttgtcaatttaTGTATACTTATTACAAAGTTTTTGTAGttgaaaatatttcttatggttaaattaaatgtttaaCGTATGGGAAGCTTCCAGTTGCGACCAAACATTTATTGGGTTGTgtggtttttagtttttatgtcTATTTTTGGTCCCACAATTATTGTAATTTGGTCCATTTggtttattaaaaagaaaataatattatctcTGTGGTAAGTAGAATCTGATTGCtttgatattaaaatattgttcAACTGCTCGAATTAAATACAATAGGATAAGAAATTATAGAAATGATAGAATATAGCTAATTCTGCCAAATACATCATATATTGTCTGTCTGGAGATAATAAAAGATAGCTGATTCTATCAAATACCTcacatagaaaaacaaacataaagagTCAATAATTATTGGATCTTTTAGAGATAAGATTATGATTGCatttgctaattttttttttttttggcagcaGATTGCAATTGCTAATTAAATAATAGTACATGTACTTGATTCCTTTATCTTTAATGGGGGGAGTATGGGACCAGTCTCTTCTTTGGCTCATGGCTATTATGTATTTCCATTTGTAGTTGTACTGTCTCGTTTAAAGCATTGATAGAAATTCcttttagtaaaaaattaagaaaatataatgaaagtaactttacttaaactaaattaattttggattatttATCTAACAGgcggatgaagaagaacaagaggtGTTGCggttaaaaatagaaacaggAATAGGAGCTTATAATGAAACTCAAAGCCCTACTTTGAGCATCGACTCTCTTTActaataatactttttttcttccttttttggttcattttgGCTTCTCTCTTTACAATAATGtatgtctctcttttcatttttatgatCTCCTACGTTTGTTTGTCCATCACGAAGCCTTTCTTCTTTCACCTTTTCTCTACTGTCTACAATAAATGTACGCCTTGTTTAccagtaaaataaataaattatggcCACaccaaaagagataaaaaaggATTTAAGAGTTACAAAACATGTACATAACATAAGAGCTTTGTTACATGGTTCGAAATGGTAGAGTATCACCAGTCTTTGAGCAGTTCTCCGGCAACATCCCGGTAGctgactttctttttcttcactaGAGGAGGAACTACGTCTGATTCTGCGCCTGCGTTCACAGATGTATTATCAGTCTCAGCGTcgagttttcttttctctgaaGACTCACATTCACCAGAAACATTAGCCTTTCTATATTCCCCAGTGGTTCGGTTTGATGTCTCTGTGGTTTTTTGACTGGGAATAGGGAACATTTTCATTAACATAGCTTGTAGTGGATCCTCATGGATTTGTAACTTCTCTTTCATATCCATCTCCGTCTTTGCATTTCTAGAATCTTGTAAGGCCTCTTCAACTGCTACTGTGTTGTCTCTTTGCTGTGATTCTGTGTACTTCGCTATGTCAGGCTCTCGGGTTTCTTCGTTTTCCACAGATCTACCAGCTGCATTACCCTCTTCCGCATCTGCTGACACATTGTTATTGCCATCtaattcatcattttcatcagACTCATCTCCTCCTATCTTCGCAGCTTTCTTGCCTCTGCGTGATCTCTGTACTCTTTGGGTTTGTCCCACACGAGACTTTCCTCTCTTCGCACATTTTCCTCTGCTAGAGTTTCTTTGAGCCTCACCAAACGAATCCGTCTCTTCTGCTATATCACTGAGTCTTGTTGAAACCTTTTCTTCAGAAGCATcactttcctctgtttcatctCCGCTTATCTTAGACGGCTGCTTGCCTCTGCGTCTCTGTACTCGTTGCAGTGAGTTTGTAGAAGACCTTCCCCTTTTAACAGCTCGAGTATTTGACCGTCCTCTTGAACTCGTAATTGCAATTTTAGAGGAAGCTGGCTCTTTGGTTTGAGCACTACCTTGGGAAGCTACTTCCGTTGTATCATGTTCGGATTTACTGAAGCAAACAGATATAAATAATCATTGGAAACTTTTTATATTAGCACGCCCTTAAATAGATGAGAGACTAAATTTCATATCATTTGTAGATACGGACTCATAAAAAAGTGGTGACTCACTCTGATTCTTCAGTATCAGACTCTTCCATATACTTAGGCCTCAGAGTGTAGACATCCTCGCACAGTTTTTCCTCTCTTTGCAAGCTTTCCTCTAACCAGTGCGAGCTAACAACATGAAGCCTTTTCTTCAGCAAAAGACGTTTCTCCATTTCGCTGAAACTATTGAAGAGAGACCAAATAAATAGAGTCTTAATTCTCATTATAATGTGGTGCTAAACTCAATAGCAGAAACAGACAAAATTTGGAATACCTTTTCGAAACTAAAGTAAAATCCAAAGGTTCTTCTGCCATAGCAAGAACTACAAGGTGCGACGCATGAGCAAGATTATTGCTAACTTTACCACCAGCCATTAAGACTTCAAGCATTAATCTCTTAGCCATAATTCCCAATAGGGCTTCCTCTTCAGTGCTCCTTCATGTTAAAAAGACACATTGAGGATGATGAGTATTGCTTTAGGTAACTGACATGGTTAAACAacataagaaagaaacaagaggGGCCTTACAATGTTTGACTATACGGGTAAAAGTAAACACAGCAGCTTAAGAGGCAGGACCATCTTTTTTCAGGACATAACTTTTTCTTGTAGTAGTCAATAGATTTTGAATCTTCAGATTGCTTGGCATTGCTTAAGACCTGGAAATGAAGCGAAAGGGATTGCAAATCGATTGTATGATCTCACTGAATGGTCTCAATAAGGAATACAATACATACCTGTTTGAGACCTTCAAGGTCTAAATCCCAGTAATAAGAATCAGAAAATTCATCAATATCATCCTGTAATTTTGTCCTTGAAGCATCAGTGAGGTGGAGGAAGTACCTTCAAAAGTGGCCGCAAAAGCTTTTTAGTTAGACACGACAAGcaaaagaaaccctaaagGGTTGAATACCATAAGAAAAAGTTGATAGGACTCACTTTGGCAGCAAAGGAAGCATCTTATTTCGTGAACAACAATCTAAGACCCATGAAAAGTGGATGACATCTCGCTGACGCTTTGCTGCCTGATACTTTATTCCTGAAATAGTATCTCATTGTCATGCTCGtattattaaaattgttttgagaCTCACTCATGTGTACAAAAGGGTTGGGGAAAAATCAATATGTAATGGTAAGAAAGTACGTACCACTGCTTTCTGCTGCAATGCAATGAGTCACTGAGTTGTTTAAGTTCATTGAAAACTTCCCTCCGTTTTCAACCACCATTTTGTGGAATGTCTCAAGAGAATGGGACCGAGGCACGTTAACAAAATCTGTTAGATTTGTCAAGGTGGTAAAGAACAATATAGTATGACAAAGATATCAAAGTTTGTAAGTTAAAGCAATTTCAGAAACTTATCCATGTGAAAAGGTGTCTAATTCTAATAGAGAAAGACAGCTGAAGATGCAATCAGTAAGAAAACGGTACCCATGTGAtaatgaaacagagagaagaaaactcatTTTAAAACATGTCAAGGAtacaaaatatcatatttgaGAAGATTGAGGTCTTGCCCTTGATATCCGATACATCAGTTTGAATAAACTGAGAGGGAACAAGAGAgacattctttttctctcctctcttggAGGATTTATTGACTTTCGGATTGTCCTGTGTGCTTTCAGACTCCTTCTGTTTCTGTGTGGTGCCGTTACTCGAATTCACCAATTCCACAAAAGCTGCAAAGTCAACATCAGTCGGACATATAAAGTGAAAGCAAATCGGTTATTTCAACTTTCATGAAAATGGGAACATTGGAGAATTTCTTTAGTTCTTTTACTCACCCTGCACATCAAGACATTCATGCCAAGGCTTGTCATATCTTACTTTATCAATACGAGGAAACCTCAGACTGTAAGGTGCAACAAACACCTGAAAAGAGCAGAGTTTTACATAAAATAGAGCATATGCATTTTAAGCGACAAATCTGCATTGCAagaattaaattaagaaatgtAAGAGTTAACTGGCTAATCTTCACATCACATCTTATAGACATACCTCAGACCTTATCGTCCTGATATCACTAGTGATTGAAAGTATTATTGATCtgcaaaaaaaggaagagaaaagataTGAGCGCGAATAATAGTATTCAGTGATCCCAATTCTTCTGCTTCAGATGAGCAAAAGGAGGTAATTGACAGAAAACTGACTTTTCCGGGCTGTCAATCCAAACATCCGGTCTCTCTTTGGAGTGATTAGTGACCTGATAGAAGCTTGGTGGAGCCTTCTTTGGGTGctcattttttctgaaagacaagtaaaatgaaaaaagaggCAGTGTTCTCATTCTTAGAATATCataccacaaaaacatattattttatatttcttttgttttaatgagATGAGAAAGCAAGTAAATGATTACGTCTTTCACCTGAAATAAGGCTTCAGTTTGCTTACAACAGTGTTAAGCTCATCATCAGAAAGCCCAGTGCCAACTCTACAAAAGGACATAAATCTGCAAAAAAGAGAATAGCTTATCATTGATAATTAGATTTGGAATGTCTAGGCAAACAACTAACAATTCCGATAACATGAAAAGCCCTAAGGTCTTCATGGCGCATGTTCTCTCATGGCTGTTTCTACTGACAATCTGATTTCATCTTATACGAGAAATGTGAAACCATATAAATACTTACCGCCTGGGATATACATTTGCCTCTGCCCGGTCAGCCAAGGCTACAAGAAACTGTGCTACCTCTCCTCCACGACGTCCGGAGCCATAGTATCCTCCTGGCAAAGATGTAAAATTCCCAATAAGATCCAATGGAAATGACCTTCATCTTTAAACAAGTAAAAGTAAACATAATATTAAGTACAGACCTATTATAAGAACATCCAGGTCAGCACCAGCCCGGATATATTCAGGCTTCAATTTCATCCACTTGCCACTACGATCTCCAGGTTCCCATTTTGATTCCAGGTCTTTAAGCACAATTCCTTCATCTCTGaggacaaagaagaaggattggAAATAAGAACGCGCATCTGTGAAGAAAACCATATAATGTCTCTGTACTAGAGGTTAGATTCTGTCAAGCAAGTATCACTGTTCACACGAGGCCAAGAAGGCACCATCCAAACGTTTTGCACAAATCATGAATAGTGGATAGAGAAACTTTGGCTGcattaagaattaaaaagaaaccTGTTTTCAACtgtttctttgaaaaatcGCTCAACATCAGCAGCAGCATGAACAACAATAGACCAACTAGGTTCCCCTGCAAAAGGATTGTTCACGTATCCATTGATTTAACTCTGTCGCACTTGTGAACCTCGCACAGTCAACTAGAATCTTAGTAGTCCTTACCTGAAGGGCGGTGAACATTGAGACCACCTTCAGGTACTAAAACTTCGAGCCGACCTTTTAAAGGTTTGACCACTTTCTTCAGCAGTTCATGCCGTTCCTTCAAACTCTGGTGGATGACGCTAGTATCGCCAACATAAAGAACATCAAAGGCAACATCTAGTACAGGGTCaaggaaaataatatttctaaaGTCGTTTTGTCAGGGAATTCTTAAGTGTGGGCATTAACTTCTCCTCGTAAGGATACAACACAACTGCATTAGCAGATAAAAGAACATCAGAGTTTGTAGTCGGATCctcaaacaacaaaagtaaacaGGTGGGACTTCGCATATGAACCTGTTTATGGCTGTCAAGACCCTCCCTTGCTGCCTTGGCTGTGAACAAGAGTACAAGAATCAAATCTACTGGAAGCAAGACTAAGCTTTTCAACATAAGGATATTGATTAGACGCCAAACCTATTTCCTGATTCGAACCAAACTCAGCAAACCGATTCAGAGATGTATCCCAGACCAACATTTCACCATCAAGGATACACCTATAtggcaaacaaaaagaaaatgaaagattgTATATCTCATAATTCCAAGCTTCTAAAACCTTCCAGAGCCTAAAAAAGAGCAGCAACTGGATTCTTACTTGTCCACCAATATATTTTGTACAATAAGATCCGACATGGCATGTGCGTATTCAGAATGGTCAAGGAAGTTCCTGCACCATCACTAACAAAAGTAAGTGCAAATTCCCTATCTATCAAATTTCTAGAGAACTTGAAACACCTACAgtatttgaccaaaaaaggGTATTCCGGACACCAAGTCACAATATAGTCATGAACGTTGCCATATGCAAATAAGATCTTTTATCAAAACATTTATAGCAGGGTAGACGAAGATATGACTCACCTAGAGAAGTAATGTATGTCAGTCCcatttttgtgtatttgtaTGCGATCCCCATCAAATTTGCATTCAGCAACTACATCTTTCCCATGCAGCTGTGTCGAGGAAGAGACTCATGCATTGgttaatgaaataaaacacCAATACAACaacattaacaaacaaacaaaatactGCACATGGAAATGGAGTAAGCTGACAATAGAGTTGATGGAATTTACCTTCTTCCAAGCAGCATTTACGTCACCAATACGCATAGCTAACTGGGGTCGTACGGCTTTTCCAACCTCTATATCCTACAAGAGAAGCACAGTTTTTATGCTTATCAGTTTAAGATGATTTCAATAAATCGATTGTATCTCGAGGAAATGAAACAGTAGTTTGTAAGTTGTCATTCAAGAATTTCTAAATACAAAACCTGGCGCTTGTGCCGTTGGTGTCGATCCCTCAACTTTTCACAGACTAGTTTCAAATCACATGTGACATTAAACAAGTCCTCAGCATCTGGATGGAACTCCTGAAAAATGCTCTTCTCACTCATTCCCAGTTTCAAATCTGTAAACCATTTCCCAACAAAATCAGATTGATCTCAAtaactttaaagaaaaaagatggaaaCTTTATGTGAAGAAACTGCAAAGTTCCTACCTTTTAGAATAATCCTAATGACCCACTTCATCTCCTGAGCATTTGTCTTCTGAATCAATGTAGAAAGAACCAAAGTTTTCTCCGCTCTAGAtcccaaaagaaaacaagataagAGAgtaaacagaaacaaaattgattctTTATGATTAGAGAAGCACCTGTTCTCACTTGAAGCCAAACGATCAAGCAAATCATTCAATTCCTTAATAGTCAAACCGCCAGAAGCCATTCCTTGTCTACGTTGCAATACCTATGAGCACAAAACTgttcaaaaaccctaaatcccccaaaaaccaaaacccagaAAGAAAGTCAAACAAATCCTAAAACCTCAGCAGCAATTAAGGAGAAGTTTCCAGCATTGGCTCCAGCTTTAGCAGTTCCTCCTTTACGCCAATTGAGAAGACGAACAGCATCAGGAGCATCACGCGAGATACCAAGTGCGTCGATCAGACACGTGGCGAGCACTGACTCTTTAAGGCCGTAGCTACCTCGTTCTCGATCAAGCGACGGAATGATTAAACGGACGGCGACGAAGTAGTCGGAGGGTTTGCAGTAAGTGTCGAGAAACTTGCGGAATTTGGATCGTTTCTGAGATGAGGTTTTGCTTTTTTGAATCCAGTTAAAGAGAGATACCAGTACGCTGAATTTGATCTCCTCCGTCATCTTACTTTGCCGGAATTATAGATTCTTCCGGAGAAGATGGTTAATCAGGGAAATAGTGACGGAGAATCACTGAGCAGCGGCGTGAATTGCTTGCCGGAGAAGGAAGTCGCGTTTGAAAAGTTGCACGGCCGGTTTTGGTAAGACCTGCCAAGTTACAGTGACTCGGTCTTCTCTCCCAGTAACTATTTATTCTATATTACACATTTGTCCTGTAActtaattaatcaatcaattCAGTCCAATGTGTACtatattaatttagaaaatcgTCAAAGTGGATTTATGggctacaatttttttttgggctgCAGTTTACATTTTTAGTAGTATTGACAAAATTATGAGATCATATCACACAAGTGACAAACTAGGCCCAAAAGCAGTTTAAATACGAAATATATTGGCTTTGAGGGaggtaaaattataaattatggTTCAGAATTACAGCTTTTGAAATGAATAAGCAAACAGTTCTAAC includes:
- a CDS encoding basic helix-loop-helix (bHLH) DNA-binding superfamily protein (basic helix-loop-helix (bHLH) DNA-binding superfamily protein; FUNCTIONS IN: DNA binding, sequence-specific DNA binding transcription factor activity; INVOLVED IN: regulation of transcription; LOCATED IN: nucleus; EXPRESSED IN: 24 plant structures; EXPRESSED DURING: 14 growth stages; CONTAINS InterPro DOMAIN/s: Helix-loop-helix DNA-binding domain (InterPro:IPR001092), Helix-loop-helix DNA-binding (InterPro:IPR011598); BEST Arabidopsis thaliana protein match is: basic helix-loop-helix (bHLH) DNA-binding superfamily protein (TAIR:AT4G29930.3).), producing the protein MEDIVDQELSNYWEPSSFLQNEDFEYDRSWPLEEAISGSYDSSSPDGAASSPASKNIVSERNRRQKLNQRLFALRSVVPNITKMDKASIIKDAISYIEGLQYEEKKLEAEIRELESTPKSSLSFSKDFDRDLLVPVTSKKMKQLDSGSSTSLIEVLELKVTFMGERTMVVSVTCNKRTDTMVKLCEVFESLNLKILTSNLTSFSGMIFHTVFIELRPNIYWVVWFLVFMSIFGPTIIVIWSIWFIKKKIILSLWRMKKNKRCCG
- a CDS encoding basic helix-loop-helix (bHLH) DNA-binding superfamily protein (basic helix-loop-helix (bHLH) DNA-binding superfamily protein; FUNCTIONS IN: DNA binding, sequence-specific DNA binding transcription factor activity; INVOLVED IN: regulation of transcription; LOCATED IN: nucleus; EXPRESSED IN: 24 plant structures; EXPRESSED DURING: 14 growth stages; CONTAINS InterPro DOMAIN/s: Helix-loop-helix DNA-binding domain (InterPro:IPR001092), Helix-loop-helix DNA-binding (InterPro:IPR011598); BEST Arabidopsis thaliana protein match is: basic helix-loop-helix (bHLH) DNA-binding superfamily protein (TAIR:AT4G29930.1); Has 30201 Blast hits to 17322 proteins in 780 species: Archae - 12; Bacteria - 1396; Metazoa - 17338; Fungi - 3422; Plants - 5037; Viruses - 0; Other Eukaryotes - 2996 (source: NCBI BLink).) codes for the protein MEDIVDQELSNYWEPSSFLQNEDFEYDSWPLEEAISGSYDSSSPDGAASSPASKNIVSERNRRQKLNQRLFALRSVVPNITKMDKASIIKDAISYIEGLQYEEKKLEAEIRELESTPKSSLSFSKDFDRDLLVPVTSKKMKQLDSGSSTSLIEVLELKVTFMGERTMVVSVTCNKRTDTMVKLCEVFESLNLKILTSNLTSFSGMIFHTVFIEADEEEQEVLRLKIETGIGAYNETQSPTLSIDSLY
- a CDS encoding basic helix-loop-helix (bHLH) DNA-binding superfamily protein (basic helix-loop-helix (bHLH) DNA-binding superfamily protein; FUNCTIONS IN: DNA binding, sequence-specific DNA binding transcription factor activity; INVOLVED IN: regulation of transcription; LOCATED IN: nucleus; EXPRESSED IN: 24 plant structures; EXPRESSED DURING: 14 growth stages; CONTAINS InterPro DOMAIN/s: Helix-loop-helix DNA-binding domain (InterPro:IPR001092), Helix-loop-helix DNA-binding (InterPro:IPR011598); BEST Arabidopsis thaliana protein match is: basic helix-loop-helix (bHLH) DNA-binding superfamily protein (TAIR:AT4G29930.3); Has 35333 Blast hits to 34131 proteins in 2444 species: Archae - 798; Bacteria - 22429; Metazoa - 974; Fungi - 991; Plants - 531; Viruses - 0; Other Eukaryotes - 9610 (source: NCBI BLink).) encodes the protein MEDIVDQELSNYWEPSSFLQNEDFEYDRSWPLEEAISGSYDSSSPDGAASSPASKNIVSERNRRQKLNQRLFALRSVVPNITKMDKASIIKDAISYIEGLQYEEKKLEAEIRELESTPKSSLSFSKDFDRDLLVPVTSKKMKQLDSGSSTSLIEVLELKVTFMGERTMVVSVTCNKRTDTMVKLCEVFESLNLKILTSNLTSFSGMIFHTVFIEIAIAN
- a CDS encoding basic helix-loop-helix (bHLH) DNA-binding superfamily protein (basic helix-loop-helix (bHLH) DNA-binding superfamily protein; FUNCTIONS IN: DNA binding, sequence-specific DNA binding transcription factor activity; INVOLVED IN: regulation of transcription; LOCATED IN: nucleus; EXPRESSED IN: 24 plant structures; EXPRESSED DURING: 14 growth stages; CONTAINS InterPro DOMAIN/s: Helix-loop-helix DNA-binding domain (InterPro:IPR001092), Helix-loop-helix DNA-binding (InterPro:IPR011598); BEST Arabidopsis thaliana protein match is: basic helix-loop-helix (bHLH) DNA-binding superfamily protein (TAIR:AT4G29930.3); Has 35333 Blast hits to 34131 proteins in 2444 species: Archae - 798; Bacteria - 22429; Metazoa - 974; Fungi - 991; Plants - 531; Viruses - 0; Other Eukaryotes - 9610 (source: NCBI BLink).) gives rise to the protein MEDIVDQELSNYWEPSSFLQNEDFEYDRSWPLEEAISGSYDSSSPDGAASSPASKNIVSERNRRQKLNQRLFALRSVVPNITKMDKASIIKDAISYIEGLQYEEKKLEAEIRELESTPKSSLSFSKDFDRDLLVPVTSKKMKQLDSGSSTSLIEVLELKVTFMGERTMVVSVTCNKRTDTMVKLCEVFESLNLKILTSNLTSFSGMIFHTVFIEVSIFLSLSLLSL
- a CDS encoding basic helix-loop-helix (bHLH) DNA-binding superfamily protein, coding for MEDIVDQELSNYWEPSSFLQNEDFEYDSWPLEEAISGSYDSSSPDGAASSPASKNIVSERNRRQKLNQRLFALRSVVPNITKMDKASIIKDAISYIEGLQYEEKKLEAEIRELESTPKSSLSFSKDFDRDLLVPVTSKKMKQLDSGSSTSLIEVLELKVTFMGERTMVVSVTCNKRTDTMVKLCEVFESLNLKILTSNLTSFSGMIFHTVFIEFILALQFIC